GCTTGTGGTGCCGTGCCTTCGGCCACGGGTCGGGGAAGAACAGCCGAAACCCGGTCAGCGAACCCGGCGCGATCAGGTGCTGCAGCACGTCGATGCCATTGCCGCGGATCAGCCGGATATTGCTCACCTGCTCGCGGTCGATCGCGCACAGCAGCTGGGCCAGTCCCCGCCGGTAGACCTCCACCGCTATCACGTCGATTTCAGGTTCTTCGCGGGCCATCGCCAGTGTCGATATGCCGCTGCCGCAGCCGATTTCGAGCACCAGCGGCGCTTCGCGGCCAAACCAGGCACGGGCGTCCAGCGGTTCGAAGCGGCGCGGTATTTCGGACCGGCCCACGGTCGGCCAGCGCCGCTCCCAGGTCTCGTGCTGGGCGCCGGACAGGGTCGAACGCCTGGAGCGGAAACTCGTGGCCGGCAGATAGCCCCGTTCCGGGACGCTCGAACGCTGCGGCTCCGACGCTGGCGTCACGCCTTCTTCGGTATCCAGGCCGGCCCCCACCTCCACCGGAGCATCCGGACACATCCCGACTCCGGATTGCGCATGCATTTGTCCATGGTGGCCCATGAACCTCCGATGTAGCCGCCCCTGGACCAGATTGATACCCAACAGTTGCCTTCAACTGGTAACAGATAAGCGGTGGCTCGCAACTCGAAGACGCAAGTGCCACTATGCGGTGGGGCGGAGTCGGCTGTCCGGCAAACGGGCCTGGCGCCGGCGACGGCCCGGCATGGGACCGGAGCAACGCCGGCGCTGGGGAGCCGGCCGATCGGATCGAGCAGGCAAGAAATGCAGGCACGGGGGAATCAAGTTTTCGTCGACGAGCTGGCGGAATTTGCTGCCGGATGTGCGGACCCGCGCGTGAGGGCGATCGCCGAGAAGGCCGCCACACCGCTGCGGGCCGCGGTGAGTGGACGCGCCGGAGTGGGACGCGGCACCGTGACGCGTGCCCTGGCTCACGCCGGGACCGCCGCGGACATCACGGTGATGCCATCCGAGGGCGAGGCCGACGTCGTTGTCCGGGTGGTCGCTGAAGTGGCCAAACCCGAGGACGTCGACGTGATCGCGGCCGCCGGCGGCCCGGTGCTGACGGTGCTCAACAAGACCGACCTCCTCGGCTCGCTTTCCGGCCGCACCGGCGACGGCCCGCTCGCGGCCGCCCGGGCCAGGTGCGCGCAGCTCGCCGAGGTCACCCGGGCGCCCGTCGAACCGATGATCGCTTTGCTGGCCGTTACCGCGCTCGAGGGAGTGGACACCACGTCCTGGGCTGCATTGCGGACGCTGGTCGCTCACCCCGCCGGCCTGGACGGCTCCTTCGAGGCGTTCCTTGCCGCCGACAACCCCGTGCCGAGGCAGGCACGGCTGCGGCTGCTGGACACCCTGGACCTGTTCGGCACGGCGCTGGGCGTTGCCGCGGTCCGCCGGGGCGGCACGCCGGCCCAGCTCCGGGCCCTGCTACGCCGCATCAGCGGTGTCGATGCCGTCATCGCCCGGATTGCGGCCCTGGGCTCCGAGGTGCGCTACCGGCGGGCGCTGGAGGCCACCGCGGAGCTGCAGGCCCTGGCCGTAGGCCCTGCTCCGGTCGGCGGGCAGGTCACCGCGTTCCTGTCCCGCGACGACACGGTGATCGCGCGGATGGCCGCCGCCGTGGAGGTGGTCGAGGCGGCGGGGCACGACGTCGGTGACTGCGACGACCCGGACGAACACCTGCGCCGGGCGACGCGGTGGCAGCGCTACGCCCGCGCATCGGCCAACGACCTGCACCGCGCCTGCGGTGCGGACATCGCCCGCGGATCGCTGCGGCTGTGGTCGCAGGCCCGGGAGCCATGGTGAGCGATACGGCGTCCGGCGGGGCGCAGGCCCAGGTCGATGAACTCGTGGCGGCGATCGGGCCGCGGCTGGAATCGCCCGTCATCGGCCGCCGCGACGTCGTGCTGGTGACCGGCCCGTGGATGGCCGGTGTGACCGGAGTCGCGATCGCGCTGGGCGAGCGGCTGCCCGAGTACAAATTCGTCGAGTCAGCGGATCTGCGGCCCGGCGAGGCGCCGATGGCGGTGGTGTTCGTTGTCTCCGCGGCCGCCGAGCTCACGGGATCGGACTGTGCCCTGCTCGACGCCGCCTGCGAGCACACCGACGTGGTGGTCGGGGTGGTGTCCAAGATCGACGTGCACCGCGCCTGGCGCGACGTCTTGAGCGCCGACCGCGACGTGCTGGCCGCGCATGCGCCGCGCTACACGCAGGTGCCGTGGATCGGAGCGGCCGCCGCGCCCGAGCTGGGTAATCCGCAGCTGGACGAACTGGTCGACGCCGTCGCGGCGCAACTTGGCGTTTCGGACATTGAGAGACGAAATTGGTTGCGGGCCTGGGAATCTCGGCTCAATACCGCCGCGCAACGCTTCGACCGCGACGCGGACAGTGCCGGCCGGCGGGCCCGCGTCGACGCGCTGCGCGAGGAGCGCGGCACTGCCCTGCGCGAGCGCCGTCAATCGAAATCCGAGCGCACCATCACGCTGCGCGGCCAGATCCAGCAGGCGCGGGTCCAGCTCTCGCACCTGGCGCTCAACCGGTGCTCGGCGGTTCGCGGCGAACTGCAATCCGACGCCGCGCGCCTGCCCCGGCGAAGCATGGCCGGGTTCGAGGCGCACGCGCGGGCCCGGGCCGCGGAGACAGTCGGCGAGGTGTACGAAAGCACCACCACACAGCTCGACGACGTCGCGCGCGAGCTGGATGTGCCGATGGAGCTACCGCCCGTCGAGCAGCTGCCGACCGTCGACGTCGCGCCCCCGCCGTTGAAATCGCGGCGCCAGGAGACCTGGCTGATGGTGCTGCTGGGAGTCGGGTTCGGGGTGGGCGTCGCGCTGACGCTGTCCCGGCTGGTGGCCGGCGTGGCCCGGCGGCTGAACCCCGCGGTGGAGATCGCCGGTGCCGCGGCCTGCGTGGCCGTCGGTCTGGCGGTCACGGTCCTGGTGGTCAACCTGCGCGCCTTGCTCCACGACCGCTCGTTGCTGGACCGGTGGGCCGGCGAGCTGACGTCGTCGCTGCGGTCGGCGACCGAGGAATTGGTCGCGACCCGCGTGCTGGCCGCCGAGTCGCTGCTGAGCACCGCGCTCCTGGCGCGCGACGAGGTCGAGAACGCTCGGGTGTCGGAGCAGGTCAGCGTCATCGACACCGAGCTGCGCGAGCACGCCCTCGCGGCGGCGCAGGCGGCAGCGGCCCGGGACCGGGAGATGCCCACGGTCCAGGCCGCGCTCGACGCGGTGCGTGCAGAACTCGGACACCCGGGTATCCCCCTCCCGACGGCCCCGCCACGGGCGCCGGCGGGACCTGAAATCACCCAAATTGGCGTCGAGGAGTGCGGATGAGGACGATTTCTGGCCGTTTAGGCCCTTCTGAATCGTTGTTGTGAGAAGGCTTATACCTGCCCGGGCCTTCCCCAGCAAGGGGATCGCGATAACCTGTAGCTAACGCCACCATGTCAATATTTGTGTGGGCGACTGCATACGCAATCACAATATGCCCACACGTACGTCGATGAATTCAGGAGAGTTCGATGACCTCAGCGACCATTCCCGGCCTGGACACCGCGCCCACAAATCATCAGGGGCTGCTGGCGTGGGT
The DNA window shown above is from Mycobacterium sp. Aquia_216 and carries:
- the trmB gene encoding tRNA (guanosine(46)-N7)-methyltransferase TrmB, with the protein product MGHHGQMHAQSGVGMCPDAPVEVGAGLDTEEGVTPASEPQRSSVPERGYLPATSFRSRRSTLSGAQHETWERRWPTVGRSEIPRRFEPLDARAWFGREAPLVLEIGCGSGISTLAMAREEPEIDVIAVEVYRRGLAQLLCAIDREQVSNIRLIRGNGIDVLQHLIAPGSLTGFRLFFPDPWPKARHHKRRFLQPATVGLIADRLLPGGVLHAATDHPGYAEQMAEVGDGEPRLSRADPGSRLPISIVRPTTKYERKAQELGSSVSEFIWKRR